The region GGGTAGGCACGAACGCCTGCCTCCTCGAACGCCGCGGTGGCGACGATGCCCGTCTCGTCACCGACGTGGAAGATGGTCGGGCCGCCTGTCTGCTTGATCTGGCTCAGTTCACCCTCGACCGTGACGGTCTTCCCGCGCTGGAGTTCGTCGATGGGGGTAATCTCTGGCTCGTGCTCGACGTGGACGACTTTGTGGTCAGCAGGGTCGATCTCCTCGAATGCGAGGTCACCGTTCTCTCGAATCTCCGCCAACCGGACGACGAGTTCCTCATCGACCGCGTATTCGCCGTCGAGTCCGGACTCGTGAACCAGTCCGGAGACAGAATCGGTTACGTCGACGAAGACGCCGTAGTCGACGACGCCGTTGACCGTGACGAGATAGTTTGCGCCTTCTACGATTTCGTCGATGGTGCAGTCCGGGTCGAGACGGTAGACGACGGGGGGCTCGTCAGGAACATCCTGACGCGCCGAGGGCGAACCGCCCTCGGCCGTGGAGTTGTCGCTCATACGAACTGGTCGGCCGTCGCCGGTGTTAAGTCTTCTATGTTGAACTCGCGGGCACGCACGACCGGCGCCTGCATCCCGGAATCCTTAGTTGGTGCCGTCGCCCATATACGGGCAATGGGACTGTTCCGGCAGGGCGAGGTCGTTGGCATCGCCGAGGACGCCATCTCGTTCGCCCTCGAAGCCTCCCGCGAGACGCATCCGAACGAGTATATGGGGTTCCTGCGCGGAGCGCGCGCTGAAGATGTTGGTGTCGACCCGGCTGGGCTCCGCTCGGCCGATTCCGGCGACGACACCGAGGCGCTGGTGGTCACAGAAGTCCTCGTCATCCCCGGCACGGAATCGAACCCTGTGAGTGCGACAGTTCGAACGAGCATGGTTCCCAACGATTTCTCGGCGGTGGGATCAGTCCACTCACACCCGAACGGAGTGCTCGAACCCTCACAGGCCGACCTCGCGACGTTCGGGAAGGGCCAGGTCCACATCATCATCGGCTACCCTTACGAGCGCGGCGACTGGGTCGCACTCGACCGGGAGGGCAAACGACGCACACTCCCGGTCGTTGACGCCGACACCGACGACCCCGAGGATTTCTTCGACTTCGACCAGAGCGACATCGACGCCGAACTCGGTCTCGACGGTGGCGAGCTATGACTGGGAACGAAGAGGCCACGACGCGCGCTGTTGCACAGGGGACGTTCGACCTGCTCCACCCAGGCCACGTCCACTATCTCCGTGAGGCGGCGACGTTCGCGGACGAACTCCACGTCATCGTCGCCCGACGGGCCAACGTCACGCACAAGGAGCCGCCTATCCTGCCCGATCACCAGCGCCGCGAGGTCGTCGGGGCCATCGACACCGTCGACGAGGCCCACTTGGGTCACGAGTCGGATATCTTCGTCCCCATCGAACGCATCGAACCTCAGGTAATCGTGCTCGGCTACGACCAGCACCACGAGGAAGAATCGGTCGCGGCGGCGCTCGAGGAACGAGGTATCGACTGCCGCGTGGAGCGTGCCGGGCCACGTGAGACAGAAGGCGAGGGTGAACTGCTCTCGACGGGCGACATCATCCAGCGCGTGCTGGAGCAGCGCGGATAGCGGGAGCCGCGCCCGGGTGTTCCAACGCAGCGAAACGAAGCGGGCGGCATAAGTAGGGCCCCGACCAATTTCTGACAATGACCACCGACCGGCAGTTCACCGGTCTGCTCGCTGCCACCGCGATGGGTGTCTACCTCCTGGTCGCGGTCGGCGCCACGACGGCCATCACCGATGCTGCTGCTGCCTGTCAGGCCTGGCCAGCCTGTGGGAACGGCTTCGAACTGCCGACCTCCGCCGACGGCTGGTTCGCGCTCGGCCACCGCCTCGCTGCGGCCGTCGTCGGCCTGCTGCTCGTCGCCGCAACGGTCGAGGCATTCCGTCGCGACGAGTCCACTCGCGTGAAGGGATCGCTCGCTGCAGCCCTCGTACTCTACCCGCTCCAGGTCGCCGTCGGCGCCGTCGTGGCGACGACAGCGGCCACCACCTCCGTCTCCGGGCTTCATCTCGGCGTCGGCGTCGCCATCTTCAGCGGCGTGCTCGCTGCACTGGCGTGGACACTCGAAGCCGCCACCGGCGAGGACGACGAACCCGCTGATCCACTGGCCGACGAACTCCCACCCATCGAGGATGCTCCCTCGACGGAACTCCCCGAACCGGGCTGGCCACGGGCGAAGGCCAAACTGGCCGCCTACGCTCGGCTGACAAAGCCCCGGCTGATGTGGCTGCTCTGTCTCGTTGCCTCAGCGGCAATGGCGCTGGCCGGCGGCAGCGGTCTGACCGTCTCCGTGCTCGCCCGAACGCTCGCTGGCGGCGCCCTTGCCATCGGCGCCTCCGGGACGTTCAACCACGTCCTCGAACGTGACGTGGACCGCCGAATGCAGCGCACCAGTGACCGCCCGCTTGCTGTCGACCTCGTCCCCGTCCGCAACGCAATCGCGTTCGGCCTCACGCTCGCGGCCATCTCCATCGCGCTCTTTGCCTCTATCAACCTGCTTGTAGCCGTGCTGGGGCTCGTCGCCATCCTGTTCTACAGTGTGGTTTACACGCTGCTTCTCAAACCCAACACTGTCCAGAACACCGTTATCGGCGGCGCTGCAGGGGCACTCCCGGCGCTCATCGGCTGGGCTGCGGTGACTGGTGAGGTTGGCTGGGGCGGCCTCGGTCTCGCGACGGTCGTGTTCCTCTGGACCCCCGCGCACTTCTACAACCTCGCGCTGGCGTACAAGGACGACTACGAGGCCGGCGGCTTCCCCATGATGCCGGTCGTCCGCGGCGAGACAACGACCCGACGGCACATCATCTGGTATCTCGGTGCGACCCTGGCTGCCGCGGCGGCGTTGGCAACGGCCGCCCGTCTTGACTGGCTATTCGTCCTCACTGGCGTCCTGCTGGGCGGGGTGTTCCTCTGGGCCGTCGTCCGACTCCACTACGAGCGGACAGAGTCGGCAGCGTTCCGCGCGTTCCACGCCTCTAACGCCTACCTGGGCGGGATATTGCTCGCCATCGTCGTCGACGCACTGGCGATCTGATCATGGCCGTCTCCCAGTTCACTGACCGGTTCCGTGCGGTCGACTCGCGCCTGCTCGTGGGTATCGTGGGACTGCTCTATCTCGAGGTGATGGCACTCACCGGCTACTGGCTCTTCTCGGGTGTGACGGTCACGGATCCACGCTACGCGCTCTACGGCCTGCTCTGGGTCAACGTCGCGCTCTGGGTGTTCTACCGGACGGACCTACCGAGTGCGAGCCGAACCACGACTCGCCGGGCCCTCGCCGTCGCAGCCGGCTACTTCGGGTTGCTGGCCTACACTGGCGGGATGATTGGCCCCGGCATCGAAAGCAGTTACACTGCCGGGCTCGCAGTGCTCTGGCTCCCGCCCGGGTGGGGGCCAGCCCTCGCCTATCAGGGCGAGCTCGTCCGATTCCTGTTGATGCCCGCCCGCGTCCTCGGCTATCTCGCGCTCGCGCTGCTGGTGTACGTCACGGTCGTCGATGCGGCTGCCTCGGCTGTGTCAGGGGTCCTGGGGCTGCTCTCCTGTGTCTCCTGTACGTGGCCGGTGTTGGCCTCGATTTCGACAGCCATCTTCGGCGGCGGCTCCTTCGCCGTCGCGGCCACACAGAGCTACGCCTACGGACTCTCAACGGCGGTGTTCCTCCTGACGGTGCTCCTGCTCTCTTGGCGACCAGGGTTCGGTGGCGCGAACTCCGTCGCGCGACTCCTGCGCCGGGAGTGAGCAACTGACGCGAGGTCGAGAATTCCAGCCTCGGAGCCACAGTTATGTGTGGTGAGCCGTAATCGAGGGACGTAATGACGAACGTAGAAATCGAGTACTGCGTCCCCTGCGGGATGCTACCGCGCGCACAGGAGCTTCAGGAAGCCATTCTCGAGGAGTTTGGCGAGCGCGTCGACAGCGTGGCCCTCATCACGGGTGAGGCGGGTGTGTTTACAGTGAGCGCAGACGGCGAACTCATCTTCGACAAAGAGGATGAGGCGTTCGACCAGGACGAAATCGTCGACCGCGTGAGCGAGCGCATCGGCGCGGCGGCCTGAGCTCACTCCGCTCGACAGCGGAAGAAGGGCCAGTCGTCGTTCTCGCCCGCCCACCCGTTGCCGATGCTGAAAAGGAACTGCCCGCTGGGCTCCAGCACTTGGGCGACCTACTCATAGCAGTCACCGTGGTCCGCCACCGGGAAATGAATTACTCGTCCCCATCGAGCGCAATCCACTGGTGATTATCGACGAGAGCGCTCCGAGCCATTCAGTCTGACAACAGCCGGTACTCACCAGCCGAGATATCGTTCCGCAAAACGGGTGAAAGATCCCGGACTCAGGCCTGGCAGCTATCGAGCCACTCGTTAGCCCAGTCTTCGATCTCCCCGAAGACGGGGCCGAGCGAACGACCCTTCTCAGTCAGGGAGTAGTAGGTTGCGACCGGGGCGTCCTCCTCGAGTCGTCGGGCGACGAACCCAGTATCCTGCAGGTCGTCGAGCACGCGCGAGAGGGTGCGTGCGTTCGCCTCGGTCGAGCGCTTGAGTTCGTTGAAGCGCTTTTCTCCCTCCTGGAGGTCGTGCAGCACGACCAGCCGCCACTGGGAGCCGATCTGTTCGACGGAGTCGACCACGGTACAGACTTCGTCGCTGTGGCTCTCGGCGGCCTTGGAGGTCTCCTCGATATCGGTAGACATCTGTTACCAGATACGGATTGAGGGGGTTAAGCCCTTTCGCAGGGGTGGATTCTGCGCCCGGTAGGTGGCATGTGTATGCACAACACGAAAAGGCATATATCGCCTGCCACGCCTACACAGGCCATGAGCGCAGATCGGGCTCCGCTCCGGCGGGCCCTCGCGCACGGGGAGGAGGAGGGCGGATCCATCGAGTTCAAGACACGCCTCACCCGGGCAACCCACCTCGCAGACGGGCGAATGGAGTCACTCGCCGCCCAGCTCAGACACCGAGTACTGTCAGGCGACGGCGAAGCCACCTACGTAATCGGCGTCGACGACGATGGTGCCATCGCGGGTATCTCGCCCGACGCCTTCTCCGAATCAATGGACGTGCTCTCACTCCTCGCTGAGGAGGCGGATGCCCACATTGAGGATGTCGAGACGTGGGGCATCGAAAACCAACACGCGACTGAGAGTGAGACAACGGCTGCTGCTGGTGAGGGACTCGTCGGCATCGCCACGCTCCGGGACGGGCCGATGCTGGAGGCTGACGACGAGCACGTCGTCGTGGGGACGGCAGGCCACGTGGACCACGGCAAATCCACCCTCGTCGGCTCGTTGGTCACTGGCGACCGCGACGACGGACAAGGCGGCACCCGGTCGTTCCTCGACGTCCAGCCACACGAGGTCGAGCGCGGTCTCTCGGCCGACCTCTCCTACGCCGTCTACGGCTTCGACGACGACGGCCCGGTGCGGATGGACAACCCCCACCGCAAGACAGACCGTGCGGCGGTCGTACAGGAGGCCGACCGCCTCGTGAGCTTCGTTGACACAGTGGGCCACGAGCCCTGGCTCCACACCACGATCAGGGGTTTGGTCGGACAGAAACTCGATTACGGGCTGCTCGCAGTCGCGGCCGACGACGGGCCAACGAAAACCACCCGCGAGCATCTGGGTATTCTGCTCGCGACCGAGCTCCCGACGCTGGTCGCCATCACAAAGACCGACATTGTCTCGGAGGAACGCGTCGCGGAAGTCGAAAGCGAGGTGGAAGCGATGCTCCGGGAGGTGGGCGAGACACCGCTCCCGGTCGACCGCCACGGTGTCGACGCGGCCATCGAGGAGATTGGAACGGTCGTCCCCATCCTGCGAACCAGCCCAGTGACGGGCGCAGGTATCGATGACCTCGACACGCTGTTCGAGGCGCTGCCGAAGCGCGACAACGACGCTGACGCCCCGTTCCGGATGTATATCGACCGAAGCTACGCCGTCACCGGTGTGGGCGCCGTGGCCTCCGGCACAGTCAACGCGGGAACTGTCGAGGCGGGCGATGAACTCCTCTTGGGGCCGATGCCGGACGGGAGCTTCCGCGAGGTGACGGTACGCTCCATCGAAATGCACTACCACCGCGTGGACAAGGCCAAGGCAGGCCGAATCGTCGGTATCGCCCTCAAGGGCGTCGAAGAGGCCGAAATCGAGCGCGGGATGGCACTCGTTCCCCGGGACAGTCAGCCCAATCCCGTCCGAGAGTTCGAGGCCGA is a window of halophilic archaeon DL31 DNA encoding:
- a CDS encoding Mov34/MPN/PAD-1 family protein (PFAM: Mov34/MPN/PAD-1~KEGG: hbo:Hbor_21950 proteasome rpn11 subunit jamm motif protein), which gives rise to MGLFRQGEVVGIAEDAISFALEASRETHPNEYMGFLRGARAEDVGVDPAGLRSADSGDDTEALVVTEVLVIPGTESNPVSATVRTSMVPNDFSAVGSVHSHPNGVLEPSQADLATFGKGQVHIIIGYPYERGDWVALDREGKRRTLPVVDADTDDPEDFFDFDQSDIDAELGLDGGEL
- a CDS encoding cytidyltransferase-related domain protein (KEGG: hla:Hlac_2406 cytidyltransferase-related domain protein~TIGRFAM: Cytidyltransferase-related~PFAM: Cytidylyltransferase); translation: MTGNEEATTRAVAQGTFDLLHPGHVHYLREAATFADELHVIVARRANVTHKEPPILPDHQRREVVGAIDTVDEAHLGHESDIFVPIERIEPQVIVLGYDQHHEEESVAAALEERGIDCRVERAGPRETEGEGELLSTGDIIQRVLEQRG
- a CDS encoding Protoheme IX farnesyltransferase (TIGRFAM: Protohaem IX farnesyltransferase~HAMAP: Protohaem IX farnesyltransferase~KEGG: hvo:HVO_1013 heme synthase~PFAM: UbiA prenyltransferase), with amino-acid sequence MTTDRQFTGLLAATAMGVYLLVAVGATTAITDAAAACQAWPACGNGFELPTSADGWFALGHRLAAAVVGLLLVAATVEAFRRDESTRVKGSLAAALVLYPLQVAVGAVVATTAATTSVSGLHLGVGVAIFSGVLAALAWTLEAATGEDDEPADPLADELPPIEDAPSTELPEPGWPRAKAKLAAYARLTKPRLMWLLCLVASAAMALAGGSGLTVSVLARTLAGGALAIGASGTFNHVLERDVDRRMQRTSDRPLAVDLVPVRNAIAFGLTLAAISIALFASINLLVAVLGLVAILFYSVVYTLLLKPNTVQNTVIGGAAGALPALIGWAAVTGEVGWGGLGLATVVFLWTPAHFYNLALAYKDDYEAGGFPMMPVVRGETTTRRHIIWYLGATLAAAAALATAARLDWLFVLTGVLLGGVFLWAVVRLHYERTESAAFRAFHASNAYLGGILLAIVVDALAI
- a CDS encoding hypothetical protein (KEGG: hvo:HVO_1012 hypothetical protein) is translated as MAVSQFTDRFRAVDSRLLVGIVGLLYLEVMALTGYWLFSGVTVTDPRYALYGLLWVNVALWVFYRTDLPSASRTTTRRALAVAAGYFGLLAYTGGMIGPGIESSYTAGLAVLWLPPGWGPALAYQGELVRFLLMPARVLGYLALALLVYVTVVDAAASAVSGVLGLLSCVSCTWPVLASISTAIFGGGSFAVAATQSYAYGLSTAVFLLTVLLLSWRPGFGGANSVARLLRRE
- a CDS encoding hypothetical protein (TIGRFAM: SelT/selW/selH selenoprotein~KEGG: hla:Hlac_2408 conserved hypothetical selenoprotein) codes for the protein MTNVEIEYCVPCGMLPRAQELQEAILEEFGERVDSVALITGEAGVFTVSADGELIFDKEDEAFDQDEIVDRVSERIGAAA
- a CDS encoding transcriptional regulator, HxlR family (PFAM: Helix-turn-helix, HxlR type~KEGG: hbo:Hbor_09860 transcriptional regulator), which produces MSTDIEETSKAAESHSDEVCTVVDSVEQIGSQWRLVVLHDLQEGEKRFNELKRSTEANARTLSRVLDDLQDTGFVARRLEEDAPVATYYSLTEKGRSLGPVFGEIEDWANEWLDSCQA
- a CDS encoding protein synthesis factor GTP-binding protein (PFAM: Protein synthesis factor, GTP-binding; Translation elongation factor EFTu/EF1A, domain 2; Translation elongation factor EFTu/EF1A, C-terminal~KEGG: hut:Huta_1155 protein synthesis factor GTP-binding) translates to MSADRAPLRRALAHGEEEGGSIEFKTRLTRATHLADGRMESLAAQLRHRVLSGDGEATYVIGVDDDGAIAGISPDAFSESMDVLSLLAEEADAHIEDVETWGIENQHATESETTAAAGEGLVGIATLRDGPMLEADDEHVVVGTAGHVDHGKSTLVGSLVTGDRDDGQGGTRSFLDVQPHEVERGLSADLSYAVYGFDDDGPVRMDNPHRKTDRAAVVQEADRLVSFVDTVGHEPWLHTTIRGLVGQKLDYGLLAVAADDGPTKTTREHLGILLATELPTLVAITKTDIVSEERVAEVESEVEAMLREVGETPLPVDRHGVDAAIEEIGTVVPILRTSPVTGAGIDDLDTLFEALPKRDNDADAPFRMYIDRSYAVTGVGAVASGTVNAGTVEAGDELLLGPMPDGSFREVTVRSIEMHYHRVDKAKAGRIVGIALKGVEEAEIERGMALVPRDSQPNPVREFEAEVVVLNHPTRIGDGYEPVVHLETLSEAAQFFPEDGRLLPGDTGRTTVRFKFRPYLIEEGQRFVFREGQSKGVGTVRSTTSN